The following is a genomic window from Micrococcus cohnii.
GATCACCGAGGACGGCAAGGACCAGATGCGCGCCCTGGGCTTCAACATCTGAGCCTCGGGCATCACCGCCTCGTGACGACGGCCCCCGCCTCCGGGCGGGGGCCGTCGTCGTGTCCGGCGCCGGGCTCGGGCCTGATACGGGCACCGGGGAGGGGATTCAGATGTCGAGCGTCGGGGCGTTGAACGTGTCGCACTGGCCGATGTCGGAGTCGGCCCGCCCGGCCTCATAGCCCCGCTGGAACCAGGCGGCGCGCTGGGCCGAGGTGCCGTGGGTGAAGGAGTCCGGGTTCACCTGACCGGTGTGCGTCTGCTGGATGCGGTCGTCGCCGACGGCCTGGGCCGCGTCGAGCGCCTGGTGCAGCTGCTCGTCGGTGATCGGCTCCAGGAACGGCTCGCCGGACTCCGGGTCGATGGTCTCGGAGGCGGCTCCGGCCCACATGCCCGCGAGACAGTCCGCCTGCAGCTCCACTCTGACGATGCCCGACTCCGGCCCGGTCTGGCCGTCCTGGGAGTACTGCAGCCATCCGACGATCTGCTGGATGTGATGCCCGTACTCGTGAGCGACGATGTACTGCTCGGCCAGCGGTCCGCCCCCGGCGCCGAAGTCACGCTCGAGCGTGTCGAAGAACGACACGTCGTAGTACATCGATTCATCCCCCGGGCAGTAGAACGGGCCGGTGTCCGACGAGGCAGCGCCGCATCCGCTCTGCGTGGACCCGGTGAACAGCGTCAGCCCGGGCGGGCGGAACTCCACGTCGCGGTACCGGGAGAGCTGCTCCTCCCAGTAGGCGTCCGCGGCCTCCGTGGTGGCCAGCACACGGCAGTCCGAGCGCTCGTTCGCGTCCGCGCCGGTCCGGCACGAGGCCAGCTCGCCCTCGGTGCCGCCGGGCTGCTGGTGTTCGCGGGACTGGGACACCGCCCCACCGCCGATCGTGCCGTCCGGGTTGATGCCGATCTGCGCCGCCAGATCAGGGGCGAACACGGCGATCAGCAGGGCGATGAGTCCGCCGGTGCCACCGAGAGCGATGCCGCGCCCGCCCAGTCCGCCGCCGCCTCCCGCGCGCGCCCGGGACGGGTCCAGCTGGACGTTGTCGTTGAAGCTCATGGCGCGATTCTAGGCGCTGGCGCGGACGAGGCGTCCGGCACGAGCAGCCCGGTCGACGTCGACCGGGGCCGCGACGGCCGTGTGGCGCCCGGGACGATCCTGACCGGGCCCTGCGCGGCAGGGGTATATCGTGGGCGGGCGCGTCCGTACGGGGCGGGGCTCGACGCGGTCATGTCCGCGCGTCCGCCCACCACCGCACCTGACCACTGCCTCACGAAACCGGAGCCGTATCCCGATGCTGACCGTCACCGACCTCGAACTGCGCGTGGGCGCACGCCTGCTGATGGACGAGGTGACCTTCCGGGTGGCGCAGGGGGACAAGGTCGGGCTTGTGGGACGCAACGGCGCCGGCAAGACCACCCTGACCAAGGTGCTCGCCGGCCAGGGGCAGCCCACCGCCGGGAGCGTGAGCGCCTCGGGCCGCATCGGTTACTTGCCGCAGGACCCGAAGGTCGAGGACATGGACCAGACCGGGCGTGACCGCATCCTCTCGGCACGCGACCTCGACGAGACCATCCGGCGCATGCGCGCGGCCGAACAGGAGATGGCCTCGGCCTCCGAGACGCAGCGCGAGAAGGCCATGAACCGCTACTCCCGTCTGGAAGACGAGTTCTCCGCCCGCGGTGGTTACGCGGCCGAGTCCGAGGCGGCCCGGATCACCTCAAACCTGGGTTTGCCCGATCGCGTGCTCGATCAGCCGCTGCACACCCTCTCCGGCGGTCAGCGACGCCGCGTCGAGCTGGCCCGGATCCTGTTCTCGGACGCGGACACCATGCTCTTGGACGAGCCGACCAACCACCTCGACCACGACTCGATCGTGTGGCTGCGTGACTATCTGAAGACCTACTCCGGCGGCCTGCTGATGATCAGCCACGACGTCGAACTGATGGAGATGACCGTCAACAAAGTCCTCTACCTCGACGCGAACCGCCAGACGATGGACGTGTACAACATGTCCTGGAAGAACTACCAGGCACAGCGCCAGCAGGACGAGGCGCGGCGCCGGCGGGAGTACGCCAACGCCGAGAAGAAGGCCTCCCAGCTGATGGCCCAGGCCGAGAAAATGCGCGCGAAGGCCACCAAGGCTGTCGCGGCGCAGAACATGATCAAGCGCGCCGAGCGCATGATGCGCGGCGTCGAAGGGGAGCGGGCCACGGACAAGGTGGCCGCCATTCGCTTCCCGACGCCCGAACCGTCCGGGAAGACGCCCCTGACCGCCGAGAACCTCTCGAAGTCCTACGGCTCCCTGGAGATCTTCACGGGCGTGGACCTGGCGATCGACCGTGGCTCGCGCGTCGTGATCCTGGGCTTCAACGGAGCCGGCAAGACGACGCTGCTGCGCATGCTCGCCGGCGAGGAACAGCCGGACACCGGTCGCGTCGTCGCCGGCCACGGACTCAAGCTGGGTTATTTCGCGCAGGAGCACGACACGCTGGACCAGTCCGCCTCCGTGCTGGACAACCTGCGCCATGCGGCTCCGAACCTGGGCGACACCGCGGCCCGCACCCTGCTGGGCTCGTTCCTGTTCCAGGGCGACGACGTGGACAAGCCCGCCGGGGTGCTCTCCGGCGGCGAGAAGACGCGCCTGGCGCTGGCGACCCTCGTGGCCTCCGGTGCGAACGTCCTGCTGCTCGACGAGCCGACCAACAACCTCGACCCGGCCAGCCGCGAGGAGATCCTCAACGCGCTGCGCCAGTACGAGGGCGCCGTCGTGCTCGTCACCCACGACGAGGGGGCGGTCGAGGCGCTCGATCCCGAGCGGGTCGTGCTGCTGCCTGACGGCGTCGAGGATCTCTGGAATGACGAGTACCGGGACCTGATCACCCTAGCCTGAGCGCCGTGCGCTCAGCGCCGGCGCACCTGCTCGGCGGCGTCCACGGCCGCGTCCTCGGCGGCCTCGTCACTCATGCGCGCGCGGGCCTTCGCCGCCGCACGGGCCTGGCGGCGGCGCTGCGCGGCCATGGGCGCATCGTCGTCGCCGAAGCCCTCGAGCCGGTCGAGCCGGTCGTTGCGGGCCTTCTGCCAGGCCGAGTAGCCCCACACGGCGAAGCCCATCAGCGCGAACAGATACCACTGCAGCGCATAGGACAGGTGCGGGCCCTCGTCGAGGGTCGGCTCCACCTGTTTCTGGGGGTTCCGGTCCGCGGCGGGAGACTCCTGCATCATCTGAACATAGGCGCCCCGCACGATCGGCTCGCCCAACTTCTCCTCGATGGCGGGCAGGTCGATTGAGGCGACCTGGCCCTCGGGCGCATCACGGTCGAGGGCAGGCTCGCCCGGGCGGAGACGACCGGTGACGGTGTGGGCGTCGGGGTCCGGTTGGGGCACCACGTCGGGACGGCCCGGGGTGTTGCCGATCTGCAGCCAGCCTCGGTTGACCATGACGATCGTGCCCTCGTCGGTGCGGAAGGGCACGAGCACCTCGTAGCCGGGGGAGCCGGCCCGGGGCCGGTTGCGCACGATCAGCGTCTCGTCCACCAGGTACTCGCCCTCGAAGGTGACGGGCGTCCACTCGTCCTCGGCGGTGAATCCGGTGACCGGGCGCGGGTTCTCGGCGAAGGAGATCGGCTCGTCGTCGTAGTTCTCCAGCACCCGGTTGACCTGGTGCATCACCTCGACGCGTCGGTCCCACTGCCACTGGGCCAGGTGATGGCACGCGATGGCGAACAGGACGCACACGGCCAAGCCGAACAGCCATGGCGCGGTGCGTAGGAAGGAGAAGTCGAGCCGCTGGTCAGTGTCACGGCGCGCGTGGTGGGCGCTCATGTGCCCTCCTTGTCGATCTCCGCCAGCTCGGCCACGGTGAGCGTCTCCTTCAGGAAACCACGGTCGCCGAGGAATGAGCTCAGGTGCACGCGGTGCTCCTCGCATGCGAGCCAAGTCTTGCGCCGCTGCGGATCGTGGATGCGTGGATTGTTCCACCGCAGCGCCCAGTCGGCGGCGGCGCGGCAGCCGCGTCGCGAGCACGGCAGGGACCCGTCCGCCGCGGAACCGGTGGCGCCGGAGGCGTCGGTGCGCGTTGACCGGTCCGCAGGCGCGCTGTCGCCGAGCGAGCCCAGCAGGTCGAATCCGCTCACACGGTCCTCCCCTCGTCGGCATGATGAGCGTGTCGCCGGTCGTCGCCGGCGGTCAGCGCCCCCGCCGCACCTCGGCCCGTGGGCGCTGCCGGAGTCTCGTCGACAACCTCACCGTCGATCACGACGTCGTCGGAACGGGGGCTGGCCGGGTCCGGGGCGACGGTCAGTGCGGGGGCATCGACCGGTTCGCGGTCCATCTGACCAGCGGTGGGCGGCGGAGCGTTGTTCACGGCGACCACGGCCACATAAGGCAGCACGATGGCCCCGATGATCAGCACGATCTGCAGCCAGCCGTGGGCGAACACCGCCCCGATGAAGCAGGCGGTGCGCACAGACATCTGCACGACGTAGCGGCGCATCCGCGCGTCGCGGTCCGCGCTGCGCGCCGCCGGCGCGGTCGTCACGGAGTGGACGGCGGCGGGACCGCCGCGGACGGCGTGGATCGCCGACATCGACGCACCTCCTGAGAAGTCGGTCTCGACCGGTCACAGACGGCCCGGTCGACCACGGAGGACTGACCGGCGAGCCGGTCCGTCCGGCCCACCAGTATCCCACGTCGAGCCTGCGGAGTCGGTCATCGTTCTCGCGCACGGCGGCCTCGACGGCCTGGTCTGCGCCCGGGTGTGCCCCGCGGAACGTATTGTGGGCGAGGAACGCGCGGGACGAGTCGCCGGACCGTGCGTCGATCCGCCCGATTCCGTTCCCCGAGAGTGCAGGAGCAGTCCCGTATGAGCACCGACGCCACCACCACCCCGACGCCCCGCGCCGACGGAGCCGGGACCGAGCCCACCGGACGCAGCGTCCTGGTCACCGGAGGCAACCGCGGCATCGGCCTGGCGATCGCGCGGGCGTTCCTCGCCGCCGGCGACAAGGTGGCGATTACCTCGCGCTCGGGCGAGGGCCCCGAGGGCGTGCTCGCTGTGAAGGCCGACGTCACCGACTCGGACTCGATCGACGCGGCGTTCGCCGAGGTGGAGGCCGCCCACGGCCCGGTCGAGGTGCTCGTGGCCAACGCCGGCATCACCCACGACCAGCTGCTGCTGCGCATGTCCGAGCAGGACTTCACCTCCGTTGTCGACACCAACCTGACCGGAGCCTTTCGCGTGGTGCAGCGGGCCACCAAGGGCATGATGCGCTTGAAGAAGGGCCGGATCGTGCTGGTCTCCTCCGTCGTCGGGCTGCTCGGCTCACCCGGTCAGGTGAACTACGCCGCCTCGAAGTCCGGCCTGGTCGGCATGGCCCGGTCGATCACCCGGGAGCTGGGTTCGCGCGGAGTGACCGCCAACGTCGTGGCGCCGGGCTATATCGACACGGAGATGACCCAGAACCTCGATGAGGACTTGAAGAAGCAGTACAAGACGTCGATCCCCGCCGGACGCTTCGCCCAGCCCGAGGAGGTCGCCGACGTCGTGACCTGGCTGTCCTCGGATCAGGCCGCTTACATCTCGGGTGCGGTGGTGCCCGTCGACGGCGGCCTCGGCATGGGCCACTGACCGCCGGGACACCAGCGATCGTCGGATCCGCGTCCGCCCTGGACTCGCAGGAATCCCTCCCGCGCAGCCACGGCGTCGCAGCACACACTCCGCAGAAGGAAGAAGGAACACAGCATGAGCAACCAGAAGGACCTGCAGGGCAAGGGCGTCGTCGTCACCGGATCCTCGCGCGGCATCGGCGCGGCGACGGCCGGTCTGCTCGCCGAGCGCGGCGCCGGTGTCGTCGTGAACTACCGGCAGAAGGCACCCCGGGCGAACAAGGTCGTGCAGCGGATCGAAGAGGCCGGCGGCCGGGCGGTCGCGGTGGGCGGGGACGTGACCGTCGCCGAGGACCGCGCCGCGCTGCTCGACGCCGCGATCGAGAACTTCGGCTCGCTCGACGTGCTCGTCCTCAACGCCTCGGGCGGCATGGAGTCCCAGTTCGGCGAGGACTACGCCATGAAGCTCAACCGTGACGCGCAGGCCGCGCTGGCCGACGCC
Proteins encoded in this region:
- the ypfJ gene encoding KPN_02809 family neutral zinc metallopeptidase; its protein translation is MSFNDNVQLDPSRARAGGGGGLGGRGIALGGTGGLIALLIAVFAPDLAAQIGINPDGTIGGGAVSQSREHQQPGGTEGELASCRTGADANERSDCRVLATTEAADAYWEEQLSRYRDVEFRPPGLTLFTGSTQSGCGAASSDTGPFYCPGDESMYYDVSFFDTLERDFGAGGGPLAEQYIVAHEYGHHIQQIVGWLQYSQDGQTGPESGIVRVELQADCLAGMWAGAASETIDPESGEPFLEPITDEQLHQALDAAQAVGDDRIQQTHTGQVNPDSFTHGTSAQRAAWFQRGYEAGRADSDIGQCDTFNAPTLDI
- a CDS encoding ABC-F family ATP-binding cassette domain-containing protein, whose translation is MLTVTDLELRVGARLLMDEVTFRVAQGDKVGLVGRNGAGKTTLTKVLAGQGQPTAGSVSASGRIGYLPQDPKVEDMDQTGRDRILSARDLDETIRRMRAAEQEMASASETQREKAMNRYSRLEDEFSARGGYAAESEAARITSNLGLPDRVLDQPLHTLSGGQRRRVELARILFSDADTMLLDEPTNHLDHDSIVWLRDYLKTYSGGLLMISHDVELMEMTVNKVLYLDANRQTMDVYNMSWKNYQAQRQQDEARRRREYANAEKKASQLMAQAEKMRAKATKAVAAQNMIKRAERMMRGVEGERATDKVAAIRFPTPEPSGKTPLTAENLSKSYGSLEIFTGVDLAIDRGSRVVILGFNGAGKTTLLRMLAGEEQPDTGRVVAGHGLKLGYFAQEHDTLDQSASVLDNLRHAAPNLGDTAARTLLGSFLFQGDDVDKPAGVLSGGEKTRLALATLVASGANVLLLDEPTNNLDPASREEILNALRQYEGAVVLVTHDEGAVEALDPERVVLLPDGVEDLWNDEYRDLITLA
- a CDS encoding SURF1 family protein, with translation MSAHHARRDTDQRLDFSFLRTAPWLFGLAVCVLFAIACHHLAQWQWDRRVEVMHQVNRVLENYDDEPISFAENPRPVTGFTAEDEWTPVTFEGEYLVDETLIVRNRPRAGSPGYEVLVPFRTDEGTIVMVNRGWLQIGNTPGRPDVVPQPDPDAHTVTGRLRPGEPALDRDAPEGQVASIDLPAIEEKLGEPIVRGAYVQMMQESPAADRNPQKQVEPTLDEGPHLSYALQWYLFALMGFAVWGYSAWQKARNDRLDRLEGFGDDDAPMAAQRRRQARAAAKARARMSDEAAEDAAVDAAEQVRRR
- a CDS encoding DUF3099 domain-containing protein, translated to MSAIHAVRGGPAAVHSVTTAPAARSADRDARMRRYVVQMSVRTACFIGAVFAHGWLQIVLIIGAIVLPYVAVVAVNNAPPPTAGQMDREPVDAPALTVAPDPASPRSDDVVIDGEVVDETPAAPTGRGAAGALTAGDDRRHAHHADEGRTV
- a CDS encoding beta-ketoacyl-ACP reductase, yielding MSTDATTTPTPRADGAGTEPTGRSVLVTGGNRGIGLAIARAFLAAGDKVAITSRSGEGPEGVLAVKADVTDSDSIDAAFAEVEAAHGPVEVLVANAGITHDQLLLRMSEQDFTSVVDTNLTGAFRVVQRATKGMMRLKKGRIVLVSSVVGLLGSPGQVNYAASKSGLVGMARSITRELGSRGVTANVVAPGYIDTEMTQNLDEDLKKQYKTSIPAGRFAQPEEVADVVTWLSSDQAAYISGAVVPVDGGLGMGH